A single Mycobacteriales bacterium DNA region contains:
- a CDS encoding polysaccharide deacetylase family protein, with amino-acid sequence MRATSAAVCVAGSFAAAQIVPAGSWLPSLRRRLAPALNGQMPAGTVALTFDDGPHPDGTPAILDALDEQGWTATFFVLGAEVVKRPHLVAEITARGHTVGVHGYEHRYLLARDPRSAYSDLRRAHQVTADALGRAPLWWRPPYGVLTGPALVAARAVGVRPRLWSAWGKDWRASASPRSIVTTIATGQVDGGVVLLHDSDLMSATGSWRNTAAALPLLADHPSMRGLTVAGLR; translated from the coding sequence ATGCGAGCAACGAGCGCGGCAGTCTGCGTTGCCGGCTCCTTCGCGGCGGCTCAGATCGTTCCCGCCGGGTCGTGGTTGCCGTCGCTGCGTCGCCGGCTTGCGCCGGCGTTGAACGGCCAGATGCCCGCCGGCACGGTGGCGCTCACCTTCGACGACGGGCCGCATCCCGATGGCACGCCCGCAATCCTCGATGCCCTTGACGAGCAGGGTTGGACGGCGACCTTCTTCGTCCTCGGCGCGGAGGTGGTCAAGCGGCCGCACCTGGTCGCCGAGATCACGGCCCGAGGTCACACGGTCGGCGTGCACGGCTACGAACACCGGTACCTGCTGGCCCGCGACCCGCGCTCGGCGTACTCCGACCTTCGGCGCGCTCACCAGGTGACCGCCGATGCCCTCGGCCGCGCGCCGCTGTGGTGGCGGCCGCCGTACGGCGTCCTCACCGGCCCTGCGCTGGTGGCCGCGCGGGCGGTCGGGGTCAGGCCGAGGCTCTGGTCGGCGTGGGGCAAGGACTGGCGCGCGTCAGCCTCACCGCGCTCGATCGTCACGACGATCGCCACCGGACAGGTCGACGGCGGGGTCGTCCTGCTTCACGACTCCGACCTGATGAGCGCGACCGGGTCCTGGCGCAACACCGCGGCTGCTCTGCCCTTGTTGGCCGACCACCCCTCGATGCGGGGCCTGACCGTAGCCGGGTTGCGCTGA
- a CDS encoding glycosyltransferase, whose translation MAIEATDVFSRRARAVGDGRAAPGASRLLIVGSSMGSGHLTAARELARRARHRGASVRVVDYLALPAGPQGRLVRELYRRMVTHAPGLYDGIIRGWRAHPALFERLSAVGEGAYINGLEREFAAFPPTAVISTYNLAGQLLGRMRRGGRLDVPLIAYVTDAGAHPYWVSDGADLHLAPLSATARALSDLGAARVQVVEPLVAAPAERSRSQARATLNLPPGRVALVNGGSWGVGAVRLAAGALGTSGTRTYVLCGQCERLARAVRRLPGCHAVGWTDDVAAWIAAADVVVDSAGGTTCWEAIVAGRPVVLHRPLAGHGRLNAATLRDAGLVTVTQTDRELQSAVRSAPAARPDLLPPAPDPAAVVLATAVSEPMAGRR comes from the coding sequence GTGGCCATCGAGGCGACCGACGTCTTCTCCCGACGCGCGCGTGCGGTCGGCGACGGCCGGGCTGCGCCCGGCGCGTCTCGGCTGCTGATCGTCGGGTCTTCGATGGGCTCCGGACACCTGACCGCGGCACGCGAGCTGGCGCGGCGCGCCCGCCATCGCGGGGCGTCCGTCCGGGTGGTCGACTACCTGGCGCTGCCGGCCGGCCCGCAGGGGCGCCTGGTTCGTGAGCTCTACCGCCGGATGGTGACCCACGCACCCGGCCTGTACGACGGGATCATTCGTGGCTGGCGCGCCCACCCGGCCTTGTTCGAGCGCCTGAGCGCGGTCGGAGAAGGCGCCTACATCAATGGGTTGGAGCGCGAGTTCGCCGCTTTCCCACCGACGGCCGTGATCTCCACCTACAACCTCGCCGGGCAGCTGCTCGGCCGGATGCGCCGCGGCGGTCGGCTTGACGTGCCGCTGATCGCCTATGTCACCGACGCCGGCGCCCACCCCTACTGGGTGTCCGACGGCGCCGACCTTCACCTTGCGCCGCTCTCGGCCACTGCTCGGGCGTTGTCGGATCTCGGTGCCGCTCGGGTGCAGGTCGTCGAGCCGCTCGTCGCCGCGCCGGCCGAGCGGTCGCGGTCGCAGGCCCGCGCGACCCTCAACCTGCCGCCGGGCCGCGTCGCTCTCGTCAACGGCGGCAGCTGGGGGGTCGGTGCGGTGCGGCTGGCCGCTGGCGCTCTTGGTACGAGCGGCACCCGGACCTACGTGCTCTGCGGTCAGTGCGAGCGGCTCGCGCGGGCAGTACGCCGACTGCCGGGTTGCCACGCGGTCGGCTGGACCGACGATGTCGCCGCGTGGATCGCCGCGGCCGACGTGGTCGTCGACAGCGCGGGTGGCACGACCTGCTGGGAGGCGATCGTCGCCGGGCGACCGGTCGTCCTGCACCGCCCGCTCGCCGGACACGGGCGACTCAACGCAGCCACGCTGCGCGACGCCGGCCTGGTCACGGTCACGCAGACCGACCGCGAGCTTCAGAGTGCCGTGCGCTCGGCGCCCGCGGCGCGGCCGGACCTGCTGCCGCCGGCGCCGGATCCGGCCGCCGTCGTCCTCGCCACCGCTGTCTCCGAGCCGATGGCGGGCCGCCGCTAA
- a CDS encoding MarR family transcriptional regulator: MVTRQKHAEQDELTDAIVGASRALLAVAVRSLGAVGDGLTLVQYRALIVLHYRGAQRVVDMAELLGVNSSTVTRLVERLTRKGLVRRVEDPADRRTTRLVITPAGERAVATVMARRREEISAIVAKMPASSRGAVVDALTAFTVAAGEAPEQSWTLGWTS, from the coding sequence ATGGTGACGCGGCAGAAGCACGCGGAGCAGGACGAGCTGACCGATGCGATCGTCGGCGCGAGCCGGGCGCTGCTGGCGGTGGCCGTCCGCTCCCTCGGCGCGGTCGGCGACGGGCTGACCCTGGTGCAGTACCGCGCCCTGATCGTGCTGCACTATCGCGGCGCCCAGCGAGTCGTCGACATGGCAGAGCTACTGGGGGTCAACAGCTCGACCGTGACCCGCCTCGTCGAGAGACTCACGCGCAAGGGCCTCGTACGCCGGGTAGAAGACCCTGCGGATCGCCGGACGACCCGGCTGGTGATCACTCCAGCCGGCGAGCGAGCGGTCGCGACCGTGATGGCGCGCCGCCGGGAGGAGATCTCCGCCATCGTCGCGAAGATGCCGGCGTCCAGCCGTGGCGCCGTGGTCGACGCGCTCACCGCCTTCACAGTGGCGGCCGGCGAGGCGCCGGAGCAGAGCTGGACCCTGGGCTGGACCAGCTGA
- a CDS encoding thiamine pyrophosphate-dependent enzyme, with translation MSRITSEVLIERLSEWGVDTVFGLPGDGINGIMEGLRRQSDKVRFFLVHHEEAAAFMATAYAKATGKLGVCLATSGPGAIHLLNGLYDAKLDHQPVLAITGMQETSVLGTGYQQEVHTDRLYADLAEYNLVVDNPAQLPGVVDIAIRTALARRGVAHLTVPNDVQIADAGANPYEGVAPARPPATSPIYIAPPGLPSASTLESAAQVLNEGERVALLVGVGALHAREEVLAVAERLAAPVIKTLPGKAVIPDDSEFAVGGIGLLGTKPGEDLVEDCDVLFMVGTNFPYTKHLPEPGSVRVVQIDSDPTRAGVRMPTEVPMVGDSKETLQALLPLLNAKTDRGHLEKYQKEMAKWRSNMADLESPKRSPIAPQYPMSVLDDLATDDAVLTCDSGTIATWAARHWTIRGNRQFYLSGNLATMAPGLPYAVGIQHAFPGRQVIAYVGDGGFAMLMAEFLTAARSGLPIKVVINNNNSLGQILWEQMVLGYPEHGVRFPQPVADFAAWATACGGYGAKVNDPANVESSIKEALAFDGPALVDIDVDPNEPPMPGKVEYDQAKKFAQAFLKGQPHKAAIASTLFKDKIQQLGRND, from the coding sequence TTGTCCCGCATCACTTCTGAGGTACTGATCGAACGACTTTCCGAGTGGGGCGTCGACACCGTCTTCGGCCTGCCCGGGGACGGCATCAACGGGATCATGGAAGGCCTGCGCCGGCAAAGCGACAAGGTGCGCTTCTTCCTCGTGCACCACGAGGAAGCGGCCGCGTTCATGGCAACGGCGTACGCCAAGGCGACCGGCAAGCTCGGCGTGTGCCTGGCGACCTCGGGACCGGGCGCGATCCACCTGCTGAACGGCTTGTACGACGCCAAGCTCGACCATCAGCCGGTGCTCGCGATCACCGGCATGCAGGAGACCTCCGTCCTTGGAACGGGGTACCAGCAGGAGGTCCACACCGACCGGCTCTACGCCGACCTGGCCGAGTACAACCTGGTCGTCGACAACCCGGCCCAGCTGCCCGGCGTCGTGGACATCGCCATCCGAACTGCACTGGCCCGCCGCGGGGTCGCGCACCTCACGGTGCCCAACGACGTGCAGATCGCGGACGCCGGCGCGAACCCGTACGAGGGCGTCGCACCCGCGCGGCCGCCGGCCACGTCGCCGATCTACATCGCCCCGCCCGGACTGCCGAGCGCATCGACGCTGGAGTCCGCGGCGCAGGTGCTGAACGAAGGCGAGCGGGTCGCGCTGCTGGTCGGCGTCGGCGCGCTGCACGCCCGCGAGGAGGTGCTGGCCGTCGCGGAGCGGCTCGCTGCTCCGGTCATCAAGACCCTTCCCGGCAAGGCGGTGATCCCCGACGACTCCGAGTTCGCGGTCGGGGGGATCGGCCTGCTCGGCACAAAGCCGGGCGAAGACCTGGTCGAGGACTGTGACGTGCTGTTCATGGTCGGCACCAACTTCCCCTACACGAAGCACCTGCCCGAGCCCGGCTCGGTCCGCGTCGTACAGATCGACTCCGATCCCACGCGCGCGGGCGTGCGGATGCCGACCGAGGTGCCGATGGTCGGCGACTCGAAGGAGACCCTGCAGGCGCTGCTGCCCTTGCTGAACGCGAAGACCGACCGTGGCCACCTCGAGAAGTACCAGAAGGAAATGGCGAAGTGGCGCTCGAACATGGCCGACCTGGAGTCACCGAAGCGCTCCCCCATCGCGCCGCAGTACCCGATGAGCGTCCTCGACGACCTGGCGACGGATGACGCGGTGCTCACCTGCGACAGCGGCACGATCGCGACCTGGGCCGCACGGCACTGGACCATCCGCGGCAACCGGCAGTTCTACCTGTCCGGCAACCTCGCGACGATGGCGCCGGGCCTGCCCTACGCGGTCGGCATCCAGCATGCCTTCCCCGGTCGCCAGGTGATCGCCTACGTCGGGGACGGCGGCTTCGCGATGCTGATGGCCGAGTTCCTGACCGCTGCCAGGAGCGGCCTGCCGATCAAGGTCGTCATCAACAACAACAACAGCCTCGGCCAGATTCTCTGGGAGCAGATGGTGCTCGGCTATCCCGAGCACGGGGTGCGTTTCCCGCAGCCGGTGGCGGACTTCGCCGCGTGGGCTACGGCGTGCGGCGGGTACGGCGCAAAGGTGAACGACCCGGCGAATGTCGAGTCCTCGATCAAGGAAGCACTCGCCTTTGACGGCCCGGCGCTCGTCGACATCGACGTCGACCCGAACGAGCCGCCGATGCCCGGCAAGGTGGAGTACGACCAGGCCAAGAAGTTCGCCCAGGCGTTCCTCAAGGGCCAGCCGCACAAGGCCGCGATCGCGAGCACGTTGTTCAAGGACAAGATCCAACAGCTGGGCCGCAACGACTGA
- a CDS encoding glycoside hydrolase family 15 protein, with protein sequence MKPVRVGGYAPIEQYAAIGDGRSVALVAADGSIDWWPVGRMDETPTFSGLLDAQRGGVLTLCPTAAHTVSRSYLTDTNILETIFTTASGVVRVRDTLPVGHGGRLSWGQLVRQVDGIDGAVPMRWSVVPGNRFATGQPWVRRQGEAVLVSCGPDLLAVQAWDCGEPTVTDRSIDGTFTTAAGSSGVLAVSGGADQPAVIPTLDQCRDLVELTAQRWRDWSRQIRYDGPWKDAVRRSALALKLLIYSGTGAIAAAPTTSLPERIGGDKNWDYRYMWVRDTSFTIDALLTLGLQDEAHAAVQWMLGALRRTSPDLRVCYTLEGLDPPSDHAVDFDGYRGSRPVRSGNRAAGQTQLGTFGDLFDMIWQYVEDGHRLDAASARLLADLADRCCDTWMLQDAGIWELPDSQHYTVAKIGCWTALDRALQLVDAGQLESARAPRWASERERIKSWIHENCWSATKRSFTAYAGTEDLDAATLLAARTGFDVGERLAGTIAAIQDELALGPMVYRYSGAADEEGAFLACTYWLVIAMVLNGQRDAARKLMDDSVALTNDVGLLAEEIDPDSGAMLGNFPQGLSHLALINAACAYTYSD encoded by the coding sequence ATGAAGCCGGTACGGGTCGGAGGTTACGCGCCCATCGAGCAGTACGCCGCGATCGGTGACGGACGGTCGGTCGCCCTGGTTGCGGCCGATGGCTCGATCGACTGGTGGCCGGTCGGCCGGATGGACGAGACCCCGACCTTCTCCGGGCTGCTCGACGCGCAGCGCGGCGGCGTCCTCACCCTCTGCCCGACCGCTGCGCACACCGTCAGCCGCAGCTATCTGACCGACACCAACATCCTCGAGACGATCTTCACCACCGCATCGGGTGTGGTACGGGTGCGTGACACGCTGCCGGTCGGCCACGGCGGCCGGCTCTCGTGGGGCCAGCTCGTTCGGCAGGTCGACGGCATCGACGGCGCCGTGCCGATGCGTTGGTCGGTAGTCCCGGGAAACCGCTTCGCGACCGGTCAGCCGTGGGTACGACGGCAAGGCGAGGCGGTGCTGGTCTCCTGCGGGCCGGACCTGCTCGCCGTACAGGCCTGGGACTGCGGCGAACCGACGGTTACCGATCGGAGCATCGACGGCACGTTCACCACTGCCGCGGGCTCGAGCGGTGTGCTGGCGGTATCCGGCGGGGCCGACCAGCCGGCGGTCATCCCGACCCTCGACCAGTGCCGCGACCTGGTCGAGCTCACGGCGCAGCGTTGGCGAGACTGGTCGCGCCAGATCCGCTACGACGGGCCGTGGAAGGACGCCGTGCGCCGCTCGGCACTCGCCTTGAAGCTGCTGATCTACTCCGGCACCGGTGCCATCGCCGCGGCCCCGACCACGTCCCTTCCGGAGCGCATCGGCGGTGACAAGAACTGGGACTACCGGTACATGTGGGTCCGGGACACCTCGTTCACGATTGACGCGTTGCTCACCCTCGGCCTGCAGGACGAAGCGCACGCGGCAGTCCAATGGATGCTCGGCGCGCTTCGGCGTACATCGCCTGACCTTCGGGTCTGTTACACGCTCGAAGGCCTCGACCCGCCCTCGGACCACGCGGTGGATTTCGACGGGTACCGCGGCAGCCGGCCGGTGCGGTCGGGAAACCGCGCGGCAGGACAGACCCAGCTCGGCACCTTCGGCGACCTGTTCGACATGATCTGGCAGTACGTCGAGGACGGCCATCGACTCGACGCGGCGAGCGCCCGGCTGCTGGCGGACCTCGCCGACCGTTGCTGCGACACCTGGATGCTCCAGGACGCCGGAATCTGGGAACTGCCCGACAGCCAGCACTACACGGTTGCCAAGATCGGTTGCTGGACTGCGCTCGATCGTGCCCTTCAGCTCGTGGACGCGGGTCAGCTCGAGTCCGCACGCGCGCCCAGGTGGGCGAGCGAGCGCGAGCGGATCAAGTCCTGGATCCATGAGAACTGCTGGTCGGCCACCAAGCGGTCCTTCACCGCGTACGCCGGCACCGAGGACCTCGACGCCGCGACCTTGCTCGCCGCCCGGACCGGGTTCGACGTCGGCGAGCGGCTGGCGGGCACGATCGCGGCGATCCAGGACGAGCTGGCGCTCGGCCCGATGGTGTATCGCTACAGCGGCGCCGCCGACGAGGAGGGGGCCTTCCTTGCCTGCACATACTGGCTGGTCATCGCCATGGTGCTGAACGGGCAACGCGACGCCGCCCGCAAGCTGATGGACGATTCGGTCGCGCTCACCAACGACGTCGGCCTCCTTGCCGAAGAGATCGACCCTGACTCAGGAGCGATGCTCGGCAACTTCCCGCAAGGGCTCAGCCATCTCGCGTTGATCAACGCGGCGTGCGCCTACACCTACTCGGACTGA
- a CDS encoding sterol desaturase family protein, producing MNRGLADPVGVDVEKVRRISGCSLVLAGVTSVVVAVAIERLADQGRLGSTLAGGRAELVAPALIVLVALAVLAEGRWPAVPTPGLSRGRVQDLAWVAVHIAFVVPLMTLLGVGFAAILNGHASWIETSWTRTWPWWLLVPVTLVAMDGANWLAHYLDHTVSGLWRLHSVHHSQEELNVLTSFRAHPLMHTTGFFLATVTALVFLGDRSITPAAVTAYVCLGTLPHANLSWTFGPAGRVVVSPAYHRLHHAAEGEQDVNLGIVLTVWDVLVGRARFPAPATVPCRTGLVGRPVTVEHASTRARPIHVLARQLLEPMMIARSRSTPDARSAEAASYPQSGAALVGVKTA from the coding sequence GTGAACCGCGGCCTCGCCGATCCCGTGGGCGTGGATGTGGAGAAGGTGCGGCGGATCAGTGGCTGCTCGCTTGTGCTCGCCGGGGTGACGAGCGTCGTCGTTGCCGTCGCGATCGAACGGCTCGCCGATCAGGGCCGGCTCGGTTCGACCCTTGCGGGCGGGCGGGCGGAGCTGGTCGCTCCCGCGTTGATCGTCCTGGTCGCGCTCGCTGTCCTCGCCGAGGGGCGGTGGCCGGCGGTGCCAACCCCCGGCCTGAGCCGGGGCCGGGTCCAGGACCTCGCCTGGGTCGCGGTGCACATCGCGTTCGTCGTCCCTCTGATGACGCTTCTGGGCGTCGGCTTCGCGGCAATCCTCAACGGTCACGCGTCCTGGATCGAGACCTCGTGGACGAGAACCTGGCCATGGTGGCTCCTGGTGCCCGTGACGCTCGTCGCGATGGATGGCGCGAACTGGCTGGCGCACTATCTCGACCACACCGTCAGCGGGCTATGGCGGCTGCACTCGGTGCATCACAGCCAGGAGGAGCTCAACGTCCTGACATCGTTTCGCGCGCACCCGCTCATGCACACGACCGGGTTCTTCCTCGCGACCGTGACGGCGTTGGTGTTCCTCGGCGATCGCTCGATCACCCCGGCCGCCGTGACCGCTTATGTCTGCCTGGGAACCCTGCCGCACGCGAACCTGTCGTGGACCTTCGGTCCGGCCGGCCGCGTGGTGGTCAGCCCGGCGTACCACCGGCTTCATCACGCCGCGGAGGGTGAGCAGGACGTCAATCTCGGCATCGTGCTGACGGTCTGGGACGTGCTCGTCGGCCGGGCCCGCTTCCCCGCGCCGGCAACCGTGCCGTGCCGCACCGGTCTCGTGGGTCGCCCGGTCACGGTGGAGCACGCGAGCACCAGAGCTCGCCCGATCCACGTGCTCGCTCGCCAGCTTCTCGAGCCGATGATGATCGCGAGGAGCCGGTCGACGCCGGACGCTCGCTCCGCCGAGGCGGCGTCGTACCCACAGTCCGGCGCCGCCCTGGTCGGGGTTAAAACCGCCTGA
- a CDS encoding extracellular solute-binding protein encodes MRTNTLRGLAAGITVVVLGAVAAACGGSSSGGSQTSGSAKQTIQFAESGLGTEGKQTEVAIRQFEAANPNITVKTDVLSSDSTTFLQQLQQRFIAGSGTPDVIESDVTYPAKFAQAGWIMPLTQFNPDMSKFFSGITAAGTFDGKTYAIPWFDNPEGLFYRTDLIKTPPTSPAQVVSDAQQAMKADPSLKEGLAFEGDKYEGAITAFLTVDAPFGGKLNPSNINTPGNRAALQWLHDAIYKSHIAPQAVTGWQEGQVQQEFTSGHAAFAINYPFVEAVAAAGGPAKGHVGYIPFPASSGGSPGSALGGEMLVINAKSQHAAAAYKLIQFLTSSSVEIARAKATGDPPALPSAYGAKLYAAAPYFKAVKTLNNYSQPRPVNPNYLQISSDLQVMLSSVFANQKQPASALSSAASQVKSDASGG; translated from the coding sequence GTGCGCACCAACACACTGCGCGGACTCGCAGCAGGGATCACCGTGGTCGTGCTTGGTGCCGTGGCGGCGGCGTGCGGGGGGTCGAGCAGCGGCGGCAGCCAGACATCGGGATCGGCCAAGCAGACCATCCAGTTCGCCGAGTCGGGGCTGGGAACGGAAGGAAAGCAGACCGAGGTCGCGATCAGGCAGTTCGAGGCGGCCAACCCGAACATCACGGTGAAGACGGACGTGCTGTCGAGTGACTCGACAACATTCCTCCAGCAGCTCCAGCAACGGTTCATCGCGGGCTCAGGAACACCTGACGTGATCGAGTCGGACGTCACGTACCCGGCGAAGTTCGCCCAGGCCGGCTGGATCATGCCGCTCACCCAGTTCAACCCCGATATGAGCAAGTTCTTCTCGGGCATCACTGCGGCCGGGACGTTCGACGGCAAGACGTATGCCATTCCGTGGTTCGACAACCCGGAGGGCTTGTTCTACCGGACCGACCTGATCAAGACGCCACCGACCAGCCCGGCACAGGTGGTCTCCGATGCGCAGCAGGCCATGAAGGCCGATCCGTCGTTGAAGGAAGGTCTCGCCTTCGAGGGTGACAAGTACGAAGGCGCGATCACCGCGTTCCTGACCGTCGACGCGCCGTTCGGCGGGAAACTCAACCCGAGCAACATCAACACGCCGGGCAACCGGGCCGCACTGCAGTGGCTGCACGATGCGATCTACAAGAGCCACATCGCGCCGCAGGCCGTGACCGGCTGGCAGGAGGGTCAGGTCCAGCAGGAGTTCACCTCCGGCCACGCTGCCTTCGCGATCAACTACCCCTTCGTCGAAGCAGTTGCAGCGGCCGGCGGCCCGGCCAAGGGCCACGTCGGGTACATCCCGTTCCCGGCGAGCAGCGGCGGCTCCCCCGGCTCGGCGCTGGGCGGCGAGATGCTCGTCATCAACGCGAAGAGCCAACACGCTGCGGCGGCGTACAAGCTGATCCAGTTCCTCACCTCGTCCAGCGTCGAGATCGCCCGTGCGAAGGCGACCGGCGACCCGCCGGCGTTGCCGTCGGCATACGGCGCGAAGCTGTACGCCGCTGCGCCGTACTTCAAGGCGGTCAAGACGCTGAACAACTACTCGCAACCTCGACCGGTCAACCCGAACTACCTGCAGATCTCGAGTGACCTGCAGGTGATGCTGTCGAGCGTCTTCGCCAACCAGAAGCAGCCGGCGAGTGCGCTGAGCTCGGCCGCCTCGCAGGTGAAGAGCGACGCGAGCGGCGGGTGA
- a CDS encoding sugar ABC transporter permease: protein MAPVVILLLAVSAYPLVYNLWNSFHHDNLSVVGAHSFAGGSNYSKMVTSSEWLHALERTAGFTVVSVVIETVAAVALALMLNAKFRGRGVLRAAILVPWAVPTVVSATLWKTMFDPRQGFVDYVLGGLHLPGAHTTWLAGTWTSWVAIFVADAWKNVPFVAIILLAGLQVIPTEIYEAARMDGATTMQMFRRLTLPLLRPALMVALIFRTLQAFLVFDVVYIMTGGGPGTSTETLSYLNWETFLVRTDFGYGGAISVGLVVIALIIAAGYVRVLRTEV from the coding sequence GTGGCACCGGTCGTCATCCTGCTCCTGGCGGTCAGTGCCTACCCGCTGGTCTACAACCTGTGGAACTCCTTCCACCACGACAATCTCAGCGTCGTCGGCGCGCACTCCTTCGCGGGCGGCAGCAACTACTCGAAGATGGTCACCTCCTCGGAGTGGCTGCACGCGCTTGAACGCACGGCGGGGTTCACTGTCGTCTCCGTCGTGATCGAGACCGTTGCCGCGGTCGCTCTCGCGCTCATGCTCAACGCGAAGTTCCGCGGTCGGGGCGTCCTTCGCGCCGCGATCCTCGTGCCCTGGGCGGTGCCGACGGTCGTCTCGGCAACGCTGTGGAAGACCATGTTCGACCCGCGCCAGGGCTTCGTCGACTACGTGCTCGGCGGCCTGCATCTTCCGGGTGCACACACAACCTGGCTGGCCGGCACCTGGACGTCGTGGGTGGCGATCTTCGTCGCCGATGCCTGGAAGAACGTCCCCTTCGTCGCCATCATCCTGCTCGCCGGGCTCCAGGTGATCCCGACCGAGATCTATGAAGCGGCGCGCATGGACGGCGCCACGACGATGCAGATGTTCCGCCGGCTCACTCTTCCGCTGTTGCGGCCGGCGCTGATGGTCGCGCTGATCTTCCGGACGCTGCAGGCGTTCCTGGTATTCGACGTGGTCTACATCATGACCGGCGGCGGCCCCGGCACATCGACCGAGACGTTGTCGTACCTGAACTGGGAGACCTTCCTCGTCCGCACCGACTTCGGGTACGGCGGCGCGATCTCGGTGGGTCTCGTGGTGATCGCCCTCATCATCGCGGCCGGGTATGTCCGGGTGCTACGGACGGAGGTATAG
- a CDS encoding carbohydrate ABC transporter permease: MASADAVSSRAVPVPRRARGRGPKASTVVKRALFYLAVLIVIAIALFPFYWILRTSLLSDTQVAQGVGGQNGLLPAHLTIAAYREDFTQENFWRPLLNSAIVALGTTVVTVIVASLGGYALARLPIRGAGAILGFILLVGFFPVLAMVGPLFLLLRHLGLLNSIYPLIVVYLIYTLPIATWLLRNFFQQIPAELEEAALVDGATRLQALRRVVVPVAVPGVFTAAIMSFILAWNDFAFAVSFLETPNRFTAPLAIVNLGQSQFQVFYNRIDAAVVIISIPIALLVLFAQRRIVSGLTAGSFR, encoded by the coding sequence ATGGCGTCCGCCGACGCTGTCTCGAGCCGTGCGGTCCCGGTGCCGAGACGAGCCCGCGGTAGAGGTCCGAAGGCGAGCACGGTCGTCAAGCGCGCACTGTTCTACCTCGCGGTGCTGATCGTGATCGCGATCGCATTGTTCCCCTTCTACTGGATCCTTCGGACCTCCCTGCTCTCGGACACCCAGGTCGCACAGGGTGTCGGCGGCCAGAACGGCCTGTTGCCCGCCCACCTCACGATCGCGGCCTACCGCGAGGACTTCACCCAGGAAAACTTCTGGCGCCCGCTGCTGAACAGCGCGATCGTGGCGCTCGGCACCACGGTGGTCACCGTGATCGTCGCGTCGCTCGGCGGTTACGCGCTCGCGCGCCTGCCGATCCGCGGTGCCGGCGCGATCCTCGGGTTCATCCTGCTGGTCGGCTTCTTCCCGGTGCTCGCGATGGTGGGCCCGCTGTTCCTGCTGCTTCGGCACCTCGGCCTGCTGAACTCGATCTATCCGCTGATCGTCGTCTACCTGATCTACACGCTGCCGATCGCCACCTGGTTGCTACGCAACTTCTTCCAGCAGATCCCGGCCGAGCTCGAGGAAGCCGCGCTGGTCGACGGTGCCACCCGGCTGCAGGCACTGCGCCGTGTCGTCGTACCGGTCGCCGTGCCGGGCGTCTTCACGGCGGCGATCATGTCGTTCATCCTCGCCTGGAACGACTTCGCGTTCGCCGTCTCGTTCCTCGAGACGCCGAACCGGTTCACCGCCCCGCTCGCGATCGTCAACCTCGGCCAGAGCCAGTTCCAGGTCTTCTACAACCGGATCGATGCCGCGGTCGTGATCATCAGCATCCCGATCGCTCTGCTCGTGCTGTTCGCGCAGCGTCGCATCGTGTCCGGGCTCACGGCCGGGTCATTCCGATGA